ttccAATTTTCGCGGCGTCGTCGCTTGGGTTGAGTTCCTATTCGTCAGTTCATTTTCCTCAAGCGATGGCCTGCTGCAAAcgtaaagtaaaaaaaatcagtttggactttgcaatgaagttgaaagtgatacAGCAATTTTTTGCAGGTAAATAAAATGTGCTTGCGTGATGAGGCGCTGCAGTTTCTTttttgtgtgagtgtgtgtgtctgtgtgttgttatttttttattcgaaGCATTTGACAACGAGTCCGTTTGGAAGGCGCGCGTATTTTATTGCACAACATGAACGGATGcgtaaaatatatttttttttcaagttagcTAACAAGTAAATAAAACTCCTTGCATATATAGTTATGACATTCTCCTACACGCGTCCTGCGATAAGGCACGATAAAAACCTCGGCTTGACGTAATTTAGGGACGGTCCACTTTACAGATGGACATTCGGGCCACATTGACCGTGATTTTGGTCGCCCCTTTCACGCTCGGTCGGTGCTCTTCGGCTTTGAAGAGGATTTCCTGGCCTCACGCTTCAGGTCGAGCGGCGTTAACGCGGCAACGAGCTCGAGGCCTCCCCCTCTTGATCATGTGTTGCGCTGTCCGATTTGTTCATTGCTTCGATTGTTGAACCAGCCTCTACCGACGGCGAAAAGACTTCTGTTGTGGTCTTCTGATTGTTGCGGTGAATCTGTTTGTTATTCTTGGCAGCTTCTTTCGCGGGCTGACACATCAATGGCAGCGACGTCGGCGCAGTGGCGGTTTGTGTTGAAGCCTCGGATGTCGCGGAGATAACTGTTCGCGGGACGTTCGTGGCCAACACTGCTCTGCCGCTTTCTATGATGGACTGCAGACGGCCTTTCACTGGCGCCTCACAATACTGACGAACGTCGCGAGGCAGACCTTCCGTGCAAGAGCGAAAAAGCTCGGGTGTCAGGCGGCAAACGTACTTGATTAACTTGGCTGCAAACTCGACCGCTTGCTTTTCGATCTGCTGCTCACTACGCAGCTTGGTGGGCAATGTCTCTGGTGCGTCCTTCGTGTGTAGAGAAACGCGGTTAACAGAGGACAGGTCGAAAATGCTAGGGTGCAGGTGAAACAGTCCGATCACTTCTAGTCTTGGGTAAACGGTGACCAGGTAACCTTTGCACTTTGGTGGTGCAGCACTAGCAGCACATATGATGTAATTAAAGCATATTGCCCTCGAAGGTGACGTCGCACCTATGTCTTTGAGGATGTGAATAAAATGGGCCACCGCCAACAGTTCGGCGTCTGAGTTCCAGCGTCTACCTGACGGGCACTTAATGCGAAGCCGCAGCTTGTTACCCGTCTCATTAATGTGAAATAAGGCGGGGTGGCCCCAGACTAGCTTCCTCACTGTTCTTTCCGCAGTTCTGGCGCCAAAAAGGTATTGTGTCACCGGTGACGACGTGTACTTGGCTCTGAATACGAGCTCTTTCAGAGAGACGACGGACGTGCCCTGGATCTGGAGATGCTGTCTTAGAAACAAAGCTGCAGCGTAGTGCGGGTCACGGTTCCTAAGGTAAACCGACCCGTTTTCGGCTCTCGTCATCCCGAAGTTTGCAGGGTTAAGCAGAAAGAACACGTCCAGATTGTCGCGATAGTTTTCAAACAGCAGCCTTCTGTCGTTGCTCCTCATGAAATCGAGGTACGATCTGAGCGTGTGTCCGGGGCACGGCTTCTCCATGGTCGCTCCAATCTTGTGCAGGAGATCAACGAAAAAA
The DNA window shown above is from Dermacentor silvarum isolate Dsil-2018 chromosome 1, BIME_Dsil_1.4, whole genome shotgun sequence and carries:
- the LOC119459380 gene encoding uncharacterized protein LOC119459380, which encodes MSAEELNLLSGLWKMLMIVDCEHGWPVRNLMTWCCPLVNASYLEPDAEGRFRRFVRERPSFFEYDSKLDSVRVAKNSPHAAIERCLVKYLTLQILGGHCDVGAEASDRCQSALPNYMAAHLNTIYGGSLRLFCKAHPSDFTLDSNGTHLVRLTVGCRERIMASYRREGDLVYFFVDLLHKIGATMEKPCPGHTLRSYLDFMRSNDRRLLFENYRDNLDVFFLLNPANFGMTRAENGSVYLRNRDPHYAAALFLRQHLQIQGTSVVSLKELVFRAKYTSSPVTQYLFGARTAERTVRKLVWGHPALFHINETGNKLRLRIKCPSGRRWNSDAELLAVAHFIHILKDIGATSPSRAICFNYIICAASAAPPKCKGYLVTVYPRLEVIGLFHLHPSIFDLSSVNRVSLHTKDAPETLPTKLRSEQQIEKQAVEFAAKLIKYVCRLTPELFRSCTEGLPRDVRQYCEAPVKGRLQSIIESGRAVLATNVPRTVISATSEASTQTATAPTSLPLMCQPAKEAAKNNKQIHRNNQKTTTEVFSPSVEAGSTIEAMNKSDSATHDQEGEASSSLPR